Proteins from one Gemmatimonadales bacterium genomic window:
- a CDS encoding phosphatase PAP2 family protein — translation MSAQTAAAHSAAAIDSLPNAGWRDLAIGGGIITGAFLFDAPIGHYFDGPHSSTATSAARNFQKFGEITGIGAVIGGLGVAAIVTRNHHLAQATLRTAAGLALASGVTQGLKYAVGRQRPYLDPDRDATDFHWFAGTPSGSPSFPSGHTETAFALATSLGDAIDRTWARVALYGLATGTGWARMQQEQHWLSDIVAGAGVGILAAKFADGRLRLFGMRAPRVLLSAHSAGVRWMVPIR, via the coding sequence GTGTCGGCACAGACAGCGGCCGCGCACTCCGCGGCGGCGATCGATTCGCTTCCCAATGCGGGCTGGCGCGACCTGGCGATCGGCGGCGGCATCATCACCGGGGCGTTCCTGTTCGACGCACCGATCGGTCACTACTTCGACGGACCTCATTCATCCACCGCAACCAGCGCGGCGCGCAACTTCCAGAAATTCGGCGAGATCACCGGCATCGGAGCCGTAATTGGTGGACTCGGCGTGGCAGCCATTGTCACCCGCAACCATCACCTCGCCCAAGCGACGTTGCGCACTGCCGCTGGACTGGCGCTCGCGTCGGGTGTCACACAAGGGTTGAAGTACGCGGTTGGGCGCCAACGTCCCTATCTCGACCCCGACCGGGATGCGACTGATTTTCATTGGTTCGCCGGCACGCCGTCCGGAAGCCCTTCGTTTCCCTCGGGCCACACCGAGACCGCGTTCGCTCTCGCCACCTCTCTCGGCGATGCGATCGATCGGACCTGGGCACGCGTTGCACTGTACGGCCTCGCTACCGGCACCGGCTGGGCGCGGATGCAACAGGAACAGCATTGGCTCTCCGACATCGTCGCGGGCGCTGGTGTGGGAATTCTCGCCGCCAAATTCGCCGACGGCCGGCTCCGGCTGTTCGGGATGCGCGCGCCGCGAGTGCTGCTCTCGGCCCACAGCGCTGGCGTGCGGTGGATGGTGCCGATTCGGTAG
- a CDS encoding PadR family transcriptional regulator, whose translation MTRPRRHALSPLALVILALLDEAPMYPYRMQQLMRDRGTHHVVNVRHRTSLYQTIARLKRDGLIAVQGTNRSENRPERTVYQLTAPGRKAIHDWLRTMLSTPASEFPEFPAALSFIYLFEPPQAREVLAQRAAALDARRQPLADLLREHADAVPRLFLLESEYLTAIVDIELAWVRRVISDIDAGRLTWSAAAIRAGGQAADGGPLE comes from the coding sequence ATGACAAGACCGCGCAGGCATGCGCTTTCCCCCCTCGCTCTCGTCATCCTCGCCCTTCTCGACGAAGCACCGATGTATCCCTATCGAATGCAGCAACTGATGCGCGATCGGGGGACCCATCATGTGGTCAACGTCCGCCACCGCACCAGCCTCTATCAGACGATCGCCCGGTTGAAGCGGGATGGACTGATTGCCGTTCAGGGCACCAATAGATCAGAGAATCGTCCCGAGCGGACGGTCTACCAACTCACCGCTCCGGGCCGGAAGGCAATTCACGATTGGCTGCGGACGATGCTCTCCACGCCGGCGTCCGAATTCCCCGAATTCCCGGCAGCGCTGTCCTTCATCTACCTCTTCGAGCCGCCCCAGGCGCGCGAGGTCCTGGCGCAGCGGGCGGCCGCGCTCGATGCCCGACGCCAGCCGCTGGCCGACCTGTTGCGCGAGCACGCCGACGCGGTCCCGCGACTTTTCCTGCTCGAATCGGAGTATCTCACGGCGATCGTCGACATCGAGCTCGCATGGGTGCGCCGCGTCATCAGCGACATCGATGCGGGACGGCTCACCTGGAGCGCCGCCGCTATTCGCGCCGGCGGTCAAGCCGCCGATGGAGGCCCGCTCGAATGA
- a CDS encoding DUF5686 family protein, translated as MAAQRDTTLHAGRTIIAAAVARRHAQLPDGTRQSYQAAVKLAVYDTEVPADSIAAVATVSESRSAVDWRAPQHYHETILARRRASRFTFVWKTLAVVDIADFQRQRINIPPYDFVSPIADDAITFYRYQLLGLGTVDGVRVYHLAILPRTPTTLGFTGTIDISESTHDVVGMDLGVTEAADFGMWHNVRYRQHYADVGDGHWMPHDLTLTADAHLPIKIPKLSRYMHVSQEAHLDHYQVEPAAPAVEDNEIRIDVAPDADSYDNPLWLEPPVIAQTAGEQRVWMHRDSSAHRLSGRVSGVRRSVSTSQIEVVSRDFFHFNRVDGAYAGAGALWRASENVIADGKIGYAFGSSRWQYRAGGALQLSQPQRLWVGAGYHDETITRPSIVPHNSDRTLEALLYQRDPLDYYREQGSTFWVGIRPVTFTRLRLQYDDQLQSPLPVVTDFSLFTPTEPQRANGFITGGRMRSLSATLTYDSRSLVRKRGVETPLPGLVWTQVTLGAEVSDPSLIASDFRFARYTLFLERHQRLHNSGVTTILALLGTTTGTVPPQRYFTLDFSVHALGFQGAGLKTLGDTAFGGTEVASLSIRHDFNGLIFKRSGIPLIRLLPFTLRVYSSAFVIDFHNHIPLPTDSAFHTAPNGYVEAGFGLGNLLPFLSPLKLGTQFTWRLSNQTTPRFQFGFDLSGP; from the coding sequence TTGGCCGCCCAGCGCGATACGACACTCCACGCGGGGCGGACCATCATTGCGGCGGCGGTTGCGCGCCGGCACGCGCAACTCCCCGATGGAACGCGCCAGAGCTATCAGGCCGCCGTCAAGCTCGCCGTCTACGATACGGAGGTCCCCGCCGACTCCATCGCCGCGGTTGCCACGGTGAGTGAGAGCCGCAGTGCGGTCGACTGGCGTGCGCCGCAGCACTACCACGAAACGATCCTGGCGCGGCGCCGCGCGAGCAGGTTCACCTTTGTCTGGAAGACGCTTGCAGTCGTCGACATTGCCGACTTTCAGCGTCAGCGGATCAACATCCCACCGTACGACTTTGTGTCGCCGATCGCCGATGACGCCATCACCTTCTACCGGTATCAATTGCTCGGCTTGGGCACGGTCGATGGGGTGCGAGTGTATCATCTCGCCATACTGCCCCGGACGCCGACGACCCTCGGCTTCACCGGGACGATCGACATTTCCGAGTCGACGCACGACGTCGTGGGGATGGATCTTGGCGTCACCGAAGCAGCGGATTTCGGAATGTGGCACAACGTGCGCTATCGGCAGCATTACGCCGACGTCGGGGACGGGCACTGGATGCCGCACGACCTGACGCTCACGGCCGATGCGCATCTGCCGATCAAGATCCCGAAGCTGTCGCGATACATGCACGTCAGCCAGGAAGCGCATCTCGACCACTATCAGGTCGAACCTGCCGCCCCGGCGGTCGAGGATAACGAAATCCGGATTGATGTTGCTCCCGACGCCGACAGCTACGACAACCCGCTCTGGCTGGAGCCTCCGGTCATTGCCCAGACGGCCGGAGAACAACGGGTCTGGATGCATCGGGATTCGAGTGCGCATCGACTGTCAGGACGCGTCTCGGGCGTGCGGCGCAGTGTCTCGACCAGTCAGATCGAAGTGGTCTCCCGGGACTTCTTCCACTTCAACCGCGTGGATGGCGCCTATGCCGGCGCCGGTGCGCTCTGGCGCGCGTCGGAGAATGTGATCGCGGACGGAAAAATTGGTTACGCATTTGGAAGCTCGCGGTGGCAATACCGCGCAGGAGGTGCGTTGCAGCTGTCCCAGCCGCAGCGATTGTGGGTCGGTGCCGGTTATCACGATGAAACGATCACACGACCGAGCATCGTGCCACACAACAGCGACCGCACGCTTGAAGCACTCCTCTACCAGCGAGATCCGCTCGACTATTACCGCGAACAGGGGTCCACGTTCTGGGTGGGAATCCGGCCGGTCACCTTTACCCGATTGCGGCTGCAGTACGATGACCAGTTGCAGAGCCCGCTGCCGGTGGTGACCGACTTTTCGCTGTTCACGCCGACCGAACCTCAGCGAGCCAATGGGTTCATCACCGGCGGACGGATGCGGTCGCTCTCGGCGACGTTGACCTATGATTCCCGATCACTCGTGCGAAAGCGCGGCGTCGAGACGCCGCTCCCGGGGCTCGTGTGGACGCAGGTCACCTTGGGCGCGGAGGTGTCGGACCCGTCGCTGATTGCGTCGGATTTCCGGTTTGCCCGCTACACGCTCTTTCTGGAGCGCCATCAGCGTCTTCACAATTCCGGGGTCACGACGATCCTGGCGTTGCTCGGCACCACGACTGGCACCGTGCCCCCGCAGCGGTACTTCACGCTCGACTTCTCTGTCCACGCGCTGGGGTTTCAGGGAGCGGGCCTCAAGACGTTGGGCGACACGGCGTTCGGCGGGACGGAGGTGGCGTCATTGTCGATCCGGCACGACTTCAACGGACTGATCTTCAAGCGCAGCGGGATACCGTTGATTCGGCTGCTTCCGTTCACCCTCCGGGTCTACAGCTCGGCATTCGTGATCGATTTTCACAATCACATACCACTTCCGACCGATAGTGCATTTCATACCGCGCCGAACGGTTACGTCGAGGCGGGGTTCGGGTTGGGGAACCTGTTGCCGTTTCTTTCGCCCTTGAAGCTGGGAACGCAGTTCACGTGGCGGCTTTCGAATCAGACGACGCCACGATTCCAATTCGGATTCGATCTTTCGGGGCCGTGA
- a CDS encoding alpha/beta fold hydrolase, giving the protein MGAPRHQRHRCGTAHLERRRYSRRRSSRRWRPARMKQPIATRIAALWCVVISATATLFPAAAQQRSSAGRCIPATLDVALAPGEGISATISGTFCSPSRPDVHDVIDILVHGATYDRSYWDSGFDGSRYSYVQRALAAGRATFAYDRLGIGKSSPLSSTSVTMYADAYVLHQILQHFHAQFHEVNLLGHSYGSRIAQLESAEFNDAARLVLTGSLHAVGPALTTGELVLRQASRDPQFAGSALDSGWTTTASPAGRAPFYDVAGADPREIAYDDAHKSIVSSTEFQQGIAIGRVPADSNISNRITRPVLLMSGEEDRLSCGLALDCTDALAVKANEQPFYTHAASLTVVIVPNTGHDLALHLSAGASFEAINQWLLQTPVH; this is encoded by the coding sequence ATGGGTGCGCCGCGTCATCAGCGACATCGATGCGGGACGGCTCACCTGGAGCGCCGCCGCTATTCGCGCCGGCGGTCAAGCCGCCGATGGAGGCCCGCTCGAATGAAACAACCGATTGCAACTCGGATTGCTGCGCTCTGGTGTGTGGTCATCTCGGCCACCGCGACGCTGTTCCCCGCTGCGGCACAGCAGCGATCATCCGCGGGACGTTGTATCCCCGCGACCCTCGATGTCGCGCTGGCGCCGGGCGAAGGAATCTCAGCGACAATTTCCGGGACGTTCTGCTCGCCATCACGACCCGACGTGCACGACGTCATCGATATCCTCGTGCACGGCGCGACGTACGACCGTTCGTACTGGGACTCCGGCTTTGACGGTTCGCGATATTCATACGTGCAGCGCGCGCTCGCCGCCGGTCGAGCGACATTCGCTTACGACCGTCTCGGTATCGGCAAGAGCAGCCCGCTTTCCAGCACGAGCGTCACGATGTACGCTGACGCTTATGTCCTGCACCAGATTCTGCAGCACTTTCACGCGCAGTTCCACGAAGTCAATCTCCTAGGCCACTCCTACGGATCGCGTATCGCCCAGTTGGAAAGTGCGGAATTCAATGATGCCGCGCGGCTGGTGCTCACCGGCAGTCTCCATGCTGTCGGTCCCGCGCTGACCACGGGCGAACTTGTCCTGCGTCAGGCGAGCCGCGATCCGCAATTCGCCGGTAGCGCGCTGGACAGCGGTTGGACAACGACCGCGTCACCTGCCGGACGCGCGCCGTTCTATGACGTCGCGGGTGCCGACCCGAGGGAGATCGCGTACGACGACGCCCACAAGTCGATCGTTTCGTCGACGGAATTCCAGCAGGGGATTGCGATCGGCCGCGTGCCGGCGGACTCGAACATCAGCAACCGCATCACGCGGCCCGTGCTGCTGATGTCGGGAGAGGAAGATCGTCTATCGTGCGGTCTGGCACTCGACTGCACCGATGCGCTCGCCGTGAAGGCCAACGAGCAGCCGTTCTACACTCACGCGGCGAGCCTCACCGTCGTGATCGTTCCCAATACTGGTCATGATCTCGCGTTGCACCTGAGCGCCGGCGCGTCATTTGAAGCGATCAATCAATGGTTGCTACAAACTCCAGTACACTAG